The nucleotide window AATGGATTGCCATAAGGCTTCTTTTTCCTTCACGGATGTCGTTTCCGACTTGGCCACCACGTCCCTTGCCTTCCTGGAAATCTAGTAAGTCATCAGCTATTTGGAAGGCGTAACCTATTTTTTCTCCATATTTCCGGACTTCCGTACTAACATCTTCGGAGGCTCCGGCTATTAAAGCACCGCCATAAACACTACCGCTTATCAATGCACCAGTCTTTTTAGATATCATCTTCATGTAATCTTCTTCAGTGATATCGAGTTTTTCACGTGAGTTTATATCCATTGCTTGGCCTTCGGTTAATTCTGTAACTACGTGGGAAAGTAACTTCATTAATTTGAAGTTTTTTTGGTCGGATAGCCCTACTTCTTCTCCTCTTGAAGCAGAGACAAATGCCTTTGCAAACATACCATCACCGACATTTATAGCGCGGGGTATACCTATACGTTTCCAGACTGTTGGGTGGTCCCGCCTATATTCATCTCGGTCTTGGATATCATCATGTATTAAAGAAAAATTATGAATAATCTCTATTGCAGCAGCATACGGTAATGCCTCTTTTTTAGTTCCCCCAAGCGCTTCACAGGTCAGTATACATAGACCTGGTCTCCAACGCTTTCCCCCAGTATTGAGGTGATAATGCACTTCATCATAGAGATGATTGATTTCGTGGTTTTTTGGAATAACTTTCCTTATCTCTTCATCGACAACTGGCTTCAATTCCTTTATCCGTTTCCAAACTCCTTCAGTATCCATAGTATCTCCAACAATCAATTATATCTTGCTTAATAAGGCAGCGATATCCAGCACCACCAAAAGAAAAACGGGCTCTAGAGAAGTTTTTGAGGGTCATCACAACTCTAACTCTATTTCTCGGGTGAAGTTGCCACAACACCACTACCCCCTAAATCCCTGAAATATTTTCAAAACACACCTACCGATTC belongs to Methanonatronarchaeum sp. AMET-Sl and includes:
- a CDS encoding polyprenyl synthetase family protein encodes the protein MDTEGVWKRIKELKPVVDEEIRKVIPKNHEINHLYDEVHYHLNTGGKRWRPGLCILTCEALGGTKKEALPYAAAIEIIHNFSLIHDDIQDRDEYRRDHPTVWKRIGIPRAINVGDGMFAKAFVSASRGEEVGLSDQKNFKLMKLLSHVVTELTEGQAMDINSREKLDITEEDYMKMISKKTGALISGSVYGGALIAGASEDVSTEVRKYGEKIGYAFQIADDLLDFQEGKGRGGQVGNDIREGKRSLMAIHYINNSNDPTKFIKILEKPRQKTTESDVETAIKLLEHEGSLDYASKKVDEMIKQGIGHLKPLPESKNKEYLIGMAEFISERDF